A region from the Vicia villosa cultivar HV-30 ecotype Madison, WI linkage group LG3, Vvil1.0, whole genome shotgun sequence genome encodes:
- the LOC131658315 gene encoding uncharacterized protein LOC131658315 → MSTNEHELLNIEVQTLVLKVHMNCEGCRAKVKKVLRKVEGVYGVDINAEEQEVIVTGIVNPLTLVQKLAKLGKHAEIWNEEDYSQEHIDDENNVKDNNEEYIMNDTSAYENQYMIPTFYGQDINQHLAAPTPPLFFESFNNRENENAIRISDYPKWMWPANFQENGGINYSGLWNQERPHNILGVSSTIGEYGYHYQPSLRPNIHGYYHGY, encoded by the exons ATGTCAACAAATGAACATGAGTTATTGAATATTGAG GTACAAACTTTGGTTCTCAAAGTACATATGAACTGTGAAGGGTGTAGGGCTAAAGTCAAGAAAGTACTTAGAAAAGTTGAag GTGTCTATGGAGTTGACATTAATGCAGAAGAGCAAGAAGTGATAGTGACAGGCATTGTGAATCCTTTAACTTTGGTCCAAAAGTTAGCCAAATTGGGTAAACATGCAGAAATTTGGAATGAAGAAGATTACAGCCAAGAACACATAGATGATGAGAATAATGTCAAAGACAACAATGAAGAATATATAATGAATGACACGAGTGCCTATGAAAATCAGTATATGATTCCAACCTTCTATGGCCAAGATATTAATCAACATTTGGCAGCACCAACACCACCattgttttttgaaagttttaacaATAGAGAAAATGAAAATGCTATCAGAATCAGTGATTATCCAAAATGGATGTGGCCTGCAAATTTTCAAGAGAATGGTGGAATTAATTATTCTGGCTTATGGAATCAAGAAAGGCCACATAACATCCTTGGAGTGTCATCAACTATTGGTGAATATGGTTATCATTATCAACCATCTCTTAGGCCTAACATACATGGATACTACCATGGTTATTAA
- the LOC131658317 gene encoding uncharacterized protein LOC131658317 has protein sequence MELHHLGLRLQMYIELHSRKRRKKTTRHIYLIQYCVDSNNFEKVGDCESAKQAWEVLEKAYAGADKAKVVRLQTHKRKFELTQMEVKETINDYVTLVIKEWKDFATLSMDELQSSLEVHEQRMDERENDKAKAEIALQARFNEKSESSNSNRYGDQGNTRGGKPRDKSKVQCWKCKKLGHLSNEYGAKQRDSQGDEAKVARQEVDDEDMLLVMITGEFDGSSEVLASSCNSRDSNCSSSENGTNLHWEQNVMISVRDGVQGSDEWYLESGCSTHMTGRKDLFAQINQVAKSRVKFVDDSTLAVEGVGDVLVEKKNDGHFMIKYVFYILVIKCNILSVGQFLENGYKIRLKDKILHVVDASGVLILKALMASNRTFKMELKVLEHRCLATAASR, from the exons ATGGAGTTACACCACTTGGGGCTAAGGCTACAAATGTACATCGAGCTACATTCaaggaagagaagaaaaaagaCTACAAGGCACATTTACTTGATTCAGTATTGTGTTGATAGCAATAACTTTGAAAAGGTCGGCGATTGTGAGTCGGCAAAGCAAGCTTGGGAGGTTTTGGAGAAAGCTTATGCAGGGGCTGATAAGGCTAaggtggtgaggttacaaactcacaaaaggaaatttgagttaACGCAGATGGAAGTGAAGGAAACGATCAACGATTATGTGACAC TGGTTATCAAAGAATGGAAGGATTTTGCAACGTTGAGCATGGATGAGCTTCAAAGTTCATTAGAGGtgcatgaacaaagaatggacgaGAGAGAAAACGATAAGGCAAAGGCGGAGATAGCTTTACAAGCTCGTTTCAACGAGAAGA GTGAGAGCAGCAACTCCAATAGATATGGTGATCAAGGTAACACGAGAGGTGGAAAACCAAGGGATAAAAGTAAAGTGCAGTGCTGGAAATGTAAGAAATTGGGACATCTCTCGAATGAATATGGTGCAAAACAGAGGGATTCCCAAGGGGATGAAGCTAAGGTTGCTAGGCAAGAGGTAGATGATGAAGATATGCTCTTAGTGATGATTACTGGGGAGTTTGATGGCAGTTCAGAGGTACTGGCCAGCAGCTGCAACTCCCGGGACAGCAACTGCAGTAGTTCGGAAAACGGGACAAATTTGCACTGGGAACAAAATGTAATGATCTCGGTGCGAGATGGAGTTCAAGGAAGCGATGAATGGTACTTGGAATCCGGTTGTTCAACGCATATGACGGGGAGAAAGGATTTGTTTGCGCAAATCAATCAAGTCGCAAAAAGTAGAGTTAAATTTGTGGATGATTCCACTCTTGCGGTCGAAGGTGTCGGTGATGTCTTGGTCGAGAAAAAGAATGATGGACATTTTATGATCAAATATGTGTTTTATATTTTGGTTATTAAGTGTAATATTTTGAGTGTTGGCCAATTTCTTGAGAATGGTTATAAAATACGCTTGAAAGACAAGATTTTGCACGTTGTGGATGCTAGTGGAGTGTTGATCCTTAAGGCTCTTATGGCTTCCAATAGGACTTTCAAAATGGAGTTGAAAGTGTTGGAGCATAGGTGCTTAGCTACAGCGGCAAGTCGATAA